GCATTATGGCCGGCATTGATACCGACATCGAAGGCGAAGCCCGCCCGCAACCGGGTATTAAAATTGGCTATTTACAGCAGGAACCACAGCTCAATCTGGAGCACACGGTTCGCGAATCTGTTGAAGAAGCGGTTTCTGAAGTCGTTAACGCCCTCAAAGGTCTGGATGAGGTGTATGCGAAGTACGCCGAACCCGATGCTGACTTCGATAAGCTCGCTGCACAGCAGGGCAAATTTGAAGAGATCATTCAGGCGCATGATGGTCACAACCTGAATGTCCAACTGGAGCGCGCGGCCGATGCCCTGCGCCTGCCAGATTGGGACGCAAAAATTGCTAACTTGTCTGGTGGTGAGCGCCGCCGTGTAGCTCTGTGCCGCCTGCTGCTTGAAAAACCTGACATGCTGCTGCTCGACGAACCAACGAACCACCTGGATGCAGAATCCGTGGCATGGCTCGAGCGCTTCCTGCACGACTTCGAAGGTACCGTTGTGGCGATCACCCACGACCGTTACTTCCTTGATAATGTTGCGGGCTGGATTCTGGAACTTGACCGCGGCGAAGGTATTCCGTGGGAAGGCAACTACTCCTCCTGGCTTGAGCAGAAAGACGCACGTCTGGCTCAGGAAGCCTCAACGGAAGCGGCTCGCCGTAAATCCATTGAGAAAGAGCTGGAGTGGGTTCGTCAGGGCGCGAAAGGCCGCCAGTCTAAAGGTAAGGCGCGTCTGGCTCGCTTTGAAGAACTGAACAACACCGAATACCAGAAACGTAACGAAACTAACGAACTGTTTATTCCACCAGGTGCTCGCCTGGGCGATAAAGTCGTTGAGGTTACCAACCTGCGTAAATCCTACGGCGACCGTCTGCTGATTGACGATTTGTCCTTCTCCGTGCCGAAAGGTGCGATTGTGGGGATCATCGGCCCGAACGGCGCAGGTAAATCTACTCTGTTCCGTATGATGTCCGGCCAGGAACAACCTGATAGCGGCACCATCGAACTGGGTGAAACCGTTAAACTGGCATCCGTCGATCAGTTCCGTGACGCAATGGATGGCAGCAAAACCGTGTGGGAAGAAGTTTCCGGCGGGCAGGACATCATGCGTATCGGCAACACCGAAATGCCAAGCCGCGCTTATGTGGGCCGCTTTAACTTTAAAGGCGTTGACCAGGGTAAACGCGTTGGTGAACTGTCCGGTGGTGAGCGTGGCCGTCTGCATCTGGCGAAATTGCTGCAAGTTGGCGGCAACGTACTGCTGCTTGATGAACCAACAAACGACCTGGATATCGAAACCCTGCGCGCGTTAGAAAACGCCCTGCTGGAATTCCCGGGCTGTGCGATGGTTATCTCGCACGACCGTTGGTTCCTGGACCGTATCGCGACTCACATTCTGGATTACCAGGATGAAGGCAAAGTTGAATTCTTTGAAGGCAACTTTACCGAATACGAAGAGTACAAGAAACGCACCCTGGGTGCGGATGCGCTTGAGCCTAAGCGTATTAAGTACAAACGTGTGACCAAGTAGTAAAAAGGGGCGCTCAAAGCGCCCCTTCTGTTTTGGCTGGGTCCGTTGATAATCCGCTGGATGGCGCCCCCCTACACCATGTAGGCCGGGAAAGCGCTGGCACCACCCAACAAATCAGCAGAGACTATGCCTGCCCGCCAATCATGTTTTTCACCAGCTCCACACAGCGTAAAAAACGCGAATCGTAGTCAGACTCTTCCACATGAACGTAGCTGATATTGTTTTCTTCTAGCATTTCGACCAAAAGATTCTGGAAGGACTTTCGGTCCGTATCACTGCCCAGGCTGCGCAATCCATCGGCCACCCACGGCGTGTTGTTCTCAAGCAAAATCACTAGATCGAAACGGTATTCGTCGATCAGCGCCTGCACAAACGGGTGTTCACGCCCTTCGTACTTTTTGCAAAACGCCTGCGTGGTGACAAAGTCGGTGTCAATAAACGCCACTTTATTGGCATATTTCACTGCAAAATCAACATACTGTGCATGGCCGATGGCGATTTTGTCATAGTCAGAATATTGCAGCGCCATTTCGTCACCGCCAAGGTGAGAAAAGACATAGTCCCGTCCATACTCCCAGGCACTGGTGGTGTTGAAAATGTTGGCGAGCTTATTCACCATCCATGATTTACCGCTCGATTCACCGCCAAGAATGGCCACAGTTCTGACAAAAAACGGTTTAACTTCTGTCGGAATATATTCCCAGTAACGGAACGGGTTTTCACGAATCTGCCCGCCGCTGATATTCATAAACGTACGTTTCGGATCGATAAGCACCGTTTCGATGCCGAGCTGCTCGATAAACCGCGGGGCATCGCCCTCTTCCGAGGTGTAAATACGGTCGGCATTAATCCCTTTGCTTTCCATAAAGGCTTTGATACCGCGGCTCCAGACATCCCAACCGTGCGGATACGGCTCCATGCCTTCTTCATTAAACGAATGAATACGAATGTTTTTCTGGTATTTAAAGGTTTGAAGCAGCCAGCGCAGGCGGTCACCGGTGGTGGGCTGTTGAGACATAGCGCTGTCTTCAAACAGCAGGCGGTCGCGCGTTTCGTCATAGCCCATGATGATATGCAGTTCATCAACCTGGCTTGCGGCGCGCTGGATTAAATAGATATGCCCGGTATGCAGCGGGTAGAACTTACCGAAAACCACGCCGACGGTTTTCTCGCGTCGTGGAAATTCCAGCCCCAGGAAACGGTGTAATGCTTCAAGTTTTTGGGCACTTGGGCTTTTGATTTTGGCATTTAGTAACTGGCTTAAATAGCCTTTGGTCATGCCGCAGGCTTCTGCAACTTGCTGCAGAGTCACGCTCTGCTGACGAATAGCGGTCTTCAGATATTCGAAAGACGACATGCTGCCTCCTGCAAAAATGGGCGAATAATCAATTATAAGTCGTCAAAAACTGAGAGTGCATCAGCGAGTTTTTTCACACCGAAAACCTGCATCCCTTCCGGTAGTTTTTTTGGTACGTTGGCCTGCGGAACAATCGCGCGTTTAAAGCCGTGTTTTGCCGCTTCGGAAATACGTTCCTGGCCGCTTGGCACCGGGCGAATTTCCCCCGCTAAACCCACTTCGCCAAACACCACGAGATCTTGAGGCAGCGCTCTGTTTCTAAGACTGGAAACCATCGCTAAGAGCAGCGCCAGGTCAGCACTGGTTTCGGTAACTTTCACCCCGCCAACCACGTTCACAAACACGTCCTGGTCCGCCATTTGCAAACCACCGTGGCGGTGGAGCACGGCCAGCAAAATCGCCAGACGGTTTTGCTCAAGGCCAACAGCGACACGGCGCGGGTTGGACATCATGGATTGATCCACCAGCGCCTGAATCTCTACCAGCAGCGGGCGCGTCCCTTCCCATACCACCATCACCGAGCTGCCCGGCGTGATTTCATCACCACGGCTGAGGAAGATGGCGGAAGGGTTACTCACTTCGCGCAGCCCCTGCTCCGTCATGGCAAATACGCCCAGCTCATTCACCGCCCCAAAACGGTTTTTATGACTGCGCAAAGTACGGAAGCGGGAATCAGCATCGCCGTCGAGCATTACCGAGCAGTCGATGCAGTGTTCAAGCACTTTTGGCCCTGCAAGCGAGCCATCTTTGGTGACGTGACCCACCATGATAATCGCCACGCCACGGGTTTTAGCAAAGCGCGTCAGATAAGCCGCAGACTCACGCACCTGCGCCACGCTGCCCGGCGACGATTGCACGTCAGCCATGTGCATGACCTGAATGGAGTCGATAACCATCAGCTTCGGGGCTTCTTCTTCGGCGATCATGCAGATTTGTTCGATGCCGGTTTCTGAAAGCATGTTCAGGTTGTTGGTGGGTAAACCCAGACGATGCGCACGCATCGCGACTTGTTGTAACGACTCTTCGCCCGTCACATACAGCGTTTTCATCTGTTCGCTGAGTTTGCACAGCGTTTGCAGTAGCAGCGTGGATTTACCGGCACCGGGGTTACCGCCAATCAGAATCGCGCTGCCAGGTACGACACCGCCGCCCAAGACGCGATCAAACTCTTTGAAGCCGGTGGAAAAACGTGGCAGTTCTTCGAGGCTAATATCAGAAAGTTTTTGTACTTTGCTGACGCCTGCGCTGCCAGCATAGCCGGACAAACGCTCGTTACGCGCAACGGTCGGAGAGGCGGCAATGCGCACCTCCGTGATAGTGTTCCATGCGTGACAGGCGCTGCACTGCCCCTGCCAGCGAGGATAATCTGCCCCACATTCATTACAGACAAATGCGCGTTTCGGAGCTTTCGCCATTAACGTTCTTCCTGAATAAGACTGCCGGAAAGAATACAGAATACACCCATCAAGTCGGCGTGACGGATGGTGATTTCTGTTTTCTCATTTACTTTTGGTTTTGCGTGGAAGGCAATGCCCAAACCGGCAGACTGAATCATCGGTAAATCATTTGCACCGTCGCCAATAGCGACAGTTTGCGCGACGGGGATTTCATATTTATCCGCCAGGCGCTTGAGCGTTTCGGCTTTAAACTGCGCATCGACGATTTGACCAATCACTTCGCCCGTCAGCTTGCCGTCGCAAATTTCCAGCTCGTTTGCCACTACCGCATGCAGATGCAGTTTTTCGCGCAGGTATTCTGCGAAGAAGGTGAATCCGCCGGACGCAATCGCCACTTTCCAACCCAATGATTCAAGCTTGAGAACCAGCGACGTCAGGCCTGGCATCAACGGCAGTTCATCACGAACCTGACGCAAAATAGAGGCGTTCGCCCCTTTAAGCGTGCCGACGCGTTGCCTCAGGCTGGCGGTGAAGTCCAGCTCACCGCGCATGGCGCGTTCGGTGACTTCAGCCACCATTTCGCCGGTTCCTGCCAGTTTGGCAATTTCATCGATGCATTCGATTTGGATGGCGGTGGAGTCCATGTCCATCACCAGCAGGCCTGGCGTACGTAAATGGGGAATTTTGCCAAGCGGAGCAACGTCCAGCCCAGCTTCATGAGCCAGTTTGGTCGCGCGCGGCGTTAAAGAGCCCGCCAGGCGAATTACCTGATAATCTTCAACACACCATGCGGTAACAATAACCATCGCCGCACCGAGCTTACGTTGATAGCGATTCAGGCACTCTTTATCCAGATTCCG
This genomic window from Buttiauxella gaviniae contains:
- the ettA gene encoding energy-dependent translational throttle protein EttA, giving the protein MAQFVYTMHRVGKVVPPKRHILKNISLSFFPGAKIGVLGLNGAGKSTLLRIMAGIDTDIEGEARPQPGIKIGYLQQEPQLNLEHTVRESVEEAVSEVVNALKGLDEVYAKYAEPDADFDKLAAQQGKFEEIIQAHDGHNLNVQLERAADALRLPDWDAKIANLSGGERRRVALCRLLLEKPDMLLLDEPTNHLDAESVAWLERFLHDFEGTVVAITHDRYFLDNVAGWILELDRGEGIPWEGNYSSWLEQKDARLAQEASTEAARRKSIEKELEWVRQGAKGRQSKGKARLARFEELNNTEYQKRNETNELFIPPGARLGDKVVEVTNLRKSYGDRLLIDDLSFSVPKGAIVGIIGPNGAGKSTLFRMMSGQEQPDSGTIELGETVKLASVDQFRDAMDGSKTVWEEVSGGQDIMRIGNTEMPSRAYVGRFNFKGVDQGKRVGELSGGERGRLHLAKLLQVGGNVLLLDEPTNDLDIETLRALENALLEFPGCAMVISHDRWFLDRIATHILDYQDEGKVEFFEGNFTEYEEYKKRTLGADALEPKRIKYKRVTK
- the serB gene encoding phosphoserine phosphatase — protein: MPNSLTWCDLPTDVSLWPGLPLSLSGDEVMPLDYRAGRSGWLLYGRNLDKECLNRYQRKLGAAMVIVTAWCVEDYQVIRLAGSLTPRATKLAHEAGLDVAPLGKIPHLRTPGLLVMDMDSTAIQIECIDEIAKLAGTGEMVAEVTERAMRGELDFTASLRQRVGTLKGANASILRQVRDELPLMPGLTSLVLKLESLGWKVAIASGGFTFFAEYLREKLHLHAVVANELEICDGKLTGEVIGQIVDAQFKAETLKRLADKYEIPVAQTVAIGDGANDLPMIQSAGLGIAFHAKPKVNEKTEITIRHADLMGVFCILSGSLIQEER
- the radA gene encoding DNA repair protein RadA; translated protein: MAKAPKRAFVCNECGADYPRWQGQCSACHAWNTITEVRIAASPTVARNERLSGYAGSAGVSKVQKLSDISLEELPRFSTGFKEFDRVLGGGVVPGSAILIGGNPGAGKSTLLLQTLCKLSEQMKTLYVTGEESLQQVAMRAHRLGLPTNNLNMLSETGIEQICMIAEEEAPKLMVIDSIQVMHMADVQSSPGSVAQVRESAAYLTRFAKTRGVAIIMVGHVTKDGSLAGPKVLEHCIDCSVMLDGDADSRFRTLRSHKNRFGAVNELGVFAMTEQGLREVSNPSAIFLSRGDEITPGSSVMVVWEGTRPLLVEIQALVDQSMMSNPRRVAVGLEQNRLAILLAVLHRHGGLQMADQDVFVNVVGGVKVTETSADLALLLAMVSSLRNRALPQDLVVFGEVGLAGEIRPVPSGQERISEAAKHGFKRAIVPQANVPKKLPEGMQVFGVKKLADALSVFDDL
- the nadR gene encoding multifunctional transcriptional regulator/nicotinamide-nucleotide adenylyltransferase/ribosylnicotinamide kinase NadR; amino-acid sequence: MSSFEYLKTAIRQQSVTLQQVAEACGMTKGYLSQLLNAKIKSPSAQKLEALHRFLGLEFPRREKTVGVVFGKFYPLHTGHIYLIQRAASQVDELHIIMGYDETRDRLLFEDSAMSQQPTTGDRLRWLLQTFKYQKNIRIHSFNEEGMEPYPHGWDVWSRGIKAFMESKGINADRIYTSEEGDAPRFIEQLGIETVLIDPKRTFMNISGGQIRENPFRYWEYIPTEVKPFFVRTVAILGGESSGKSWMVNKLANIFNTTSAWEYGRDYVFSHLGGDEMALQYSDYDKIAIGHAQYVDFAVKYANKVAFIDTDFVTTQAFCKKYEGREHPFVQALIDEYRFDLVILLENNTPWVADGLRSLGSDTDRKSFQNLLVEMLEENNISYVHVEESDYDSRFLRCVELVKNMIGGQA